In a single window of the Pseudomonas oryzihabitans genome:
- a CDS encoding glucose 1-dehydrogenase: protein MAAKLSGKTALVTGAAQGIGAAIARTFVAEGAFVYITDLNADLGRAVAAELGDGACYLHLDVRLEDDWQQVTRQILAERGGLDVLVNNAGITGFEQGVVAHDPEHASLEDWHAVHRTNLDGVFLGCKYGIRAMRQAGAGSIINISSRSGLVGIPGAAAYASSKAAVRNHSKTVALYCAEQGLAIRCNSIHPAAILTPMWEPMLGDGPDREARMAALVRDTPLRRFGRPEEVAAVALLLASDDAGYMTGSELNLDGGLLAGSAVTPATAEAP from the coding sequence ATGGCAGCCAAACTCAGCGGCAAGACCGCGCTGGTCACCGGCGCGGCCCAGGGCATAGGCGCCGCCATCGCCCGGACTTTCGTGGCGGAGGGTGCCTTCGTCTATATCACCGACCTGAACGCTGACCTTGGCCGCGCCGTCGCCGCCGAGCTGGGGGACGGTGCCTGCTACCTGCATCTGGACGTGCGCTTGGAAGACGACTGGCAGCAGGTGACGCGGCAGATCCTCGCGGAGCGCGGGGGGCTGGACGTGCTGGTGAACAACGCCGGGATCACCGGATTCGAGCAGGGCGTGGTGGCTCATGATCCGGAGCACGCCAGTCTCGAAGACTGGCACGCGGTGCATCGCACCAACCTCGATGGCGTCTTTCTCGGCTGCAAATACGGCATCCGTGCCATGCGGCAGGCAGGCGCCGGGTCCATCATCAATATCTCGTCGCGCTCCGGGCTGGTGGGCATCCCCGGCGCGGCGGCCTATGCCTCGTCCAAGGCCGCCGTACGCAACCACAGCAAGACGGTCGCCCTCTATTGCGCGGAGCAGGGCCTCGCGATCCGCTGCAATTCCATCCACCCCGCCGCCATCCTCACGCCGATGTGGGAGCCCATGCTGGGCGACGGCCCGGACCGCGAGGCCCGCATGGCTGCGCTGGTGCGGGATACGCCGCTGCGGCGCTTTGGCCGGCCCGAGGAAGTCGCCGCCGTGGCGCTGCTGCTGGCCTCCGACGACGCCGGCTACATGACCGGCAGCGAGCTGAATCTGGACGGCGGCCTGCTGGCCGGTTCGGCGGTGACGCCCGCGACGGCGGAAGCGCCCTAG
- a CDS encoding restriction endonuclease — translation MAKRSGFEKVIRAIARETAKQQRLQASEQRALQQEADRTQREQRRDRAIKEREQARYSRESERFAKQNYLEFQTQEARDKNDSTALFLSELENILSATLMVDDTVTFDSLRVLENPPQFAPPKSLTTAIKGPSLESFTSKVPSLPWHAFLMPGYKAKHSEKLRLANEQFIASEQQINTQNTQRLDLLRKAREDYEAGVSAFLEKKALRDSEVDAFRYSYYEGDSESIVAYCSMVLEKSVYPEGFPQNFSLAYQPDSKQLVIEYELPTVEIIPSVAEYRYVKTRDEIVEKLRKPGEIKALYSDVVASIALRCLHEIFEADQGEFLETCCFSGYVNTIDPATGREIQPHLVSVRTSRKTFTEIDLARVDRAVCLKNLGAHVSRSPSEAQAVRPIIEFHMIDKRFIDQQDLTSQLSSATNLMDLNPYEFETLVANLFSKMGLESKLTRSSRDGGVDCIAYDPRPILGGKVVIQAKRYRHTVGVSAVRDLYGTMMNEGANKGILVTTSGYGPDAFEFSKDKPIELIEGGGLLFLLQEIGVEARILMPED, via the coding sequence ATGGCAAAGAGAAGCGGCTTTGAGAAAGTGATTCGAGCCATAGCGCGTGAAACAGCCAAACAGCAACGACTTCAAGCCTCTGAACAACGCGCCTTACAGCAGGAGGCCGACCGTACGCAACGTGAACAAAGAAGAGATAGGGCTATAAAAGAACGCGAGCAAGCTCGCTACAGCCGCGAGTCCGAACGATTTGCAAAGCAAAACTATTTAGAATTTCAAACACAAGAAGCACGCGACAAAAATGATAGCACCGCACTATTCTTAAGCGAACTTGAGAATATTTTATCCGCTACATTAATGGTTGATGACACGGTTACCTTTGACTCGCTTAGAGTCTTAGAAAACCCACCACAATTCGCCCCACCAAAGTCCTTAACAACTGCCATAAAAGGTCCTTCCCTAGAGTCATTTACGTCAAAAGTACCCTCTTTACCTTGGCATGCCTTTTTAATGCCAGGCTATAAGGCCAAACACTCGGAAAAACTAAGACTCGCCAACGAGCAATTTATTGCTAGCGAGCAGCAAATCAACACTCAAAACACGCAACGTTTAGATTTATTAAGGAAAGCTCGCGAGGACTATGAAGCAGGAGTATCAGCTTTTTTGGAAAAGAAAGCACTTCGCGACTCTGAAGTCGATGCGTTTCGTTACTCTTATTATGAGGGCGACTCGGAGTCCATTGTAGCTTATTGCAGCATGGTTCTTGAAAAATCTGTCTATCCAGAAGGTTTTCCACAAAACTTTTCTCTGGCCTATCAACCTGACTCAAAACAACTGGTAATTGAGTATGAACTACCTACGGTAGAAATAATCCCCAGCGTAGCCGAGTATCGCTATGTCAAAACTAGAGACGAGATCGTTGAGAAGCTACGCAAGCCTGGAGAAATAAAAGCATTATATTCGGATGTTGTGGCGAGCATAGCACTAAGATGCTTACACGAAATATTCGAGGCTGACCAAGGCGAGTTTCTTGAGACCTGCTGTTTTAGCGGATATGTGAATACAATTGATCCTGCAACCGGCCGGGAGATACAACCGCATCTTGTTTCCGTCCGAACGTCGCGCAAAACTTTCACAGAGATAGACTTAGCGCGGGTAGATCGAGCTGTGTGCCTTAAAAATTTAGGCGCCCATGTTTCTAGATCTCCAAGCGAAGCTCAAGCCGTTAGGCCTATTATTGAATTTCATATGATAGACAAACGATTTATTGACCAACAGGACCTTACTTCACAGCTGAGTTCTGCCACCAACCTAATGGACCTTAACCCATACGAATTTGAAACTCTTGTAGCAAATCTATTCTCAAAAATGGGACTAGAGTCTAAGCTTACAAGATCCTCGCGAGACGGAGGCGTTGACTGTATTGCTTACGATCCCCGACCAATTCTAGGGGGAAAAGTAGTAATTCAGGCAAAACGCTATAGACATACCGTGGGAGTTTCGGCAGTTCGAGATCTTTACGGAACGATGATGAATGAAGGTGCAAACAAAGGAATCCTAGTAACCACTAGCGGCTATGGACCCGACGCATTTGAATTCTCGAAAGACAAACCGATAGAGCTGATCGAGGGTGGCGGATTGCTTTTCCTCCTTCAAGAAATCGGAGTTGAAGCACGAATATTAATGCCTGAAGACTAG